One Setaria italica strain Yugu1 chromosome I, Setaria_italica_v2.0, whole genome shotgun sequence DNA window includes the following coding sequences:
- the LOC106804255 gene encoding uncharacterized protein K02A2.6-like — translation MVGPLKKAPGGHTHLLVAVDKFTKWIEAKPITKIHSQEVVEFFLDIIYWFGVPNCIITDNGTNFTGKKFLGFYDGYDIRVNWASVGHPWTNGQVERANGMVLQGLKPRIFDWLEKHAG, via the coding sequence ATGGTTGGGCCCCTCAAAAAAGCCCCGGGCGGTCACACCCACCTGCTCGTGGCGGTGGACAAGTTCacgaagtggatcgaggcaaaGCCCATCACCAAAATCCACTCGCAAGAGGTGGTTGAGTTCTTCCTCGACATCATCTACTGGTTCGGTGTCCCTAACTGCATCATCACGGATAATGGAACAAACTTCACTGGTAAAAAGTTCCTGGGTTTCTATGATGGGTACGACATCAGGGTCAACTGGGCTTCGGTCGGACATCCGTGGACCAACGGACAGGTCGAGCGGGCAAATGGCATGGTCCTCCAGGGACTCAAGCCGCGCATCTTCGACTGGCTTGAGAAACATGCTGGGTGA
- the LOC101761011 gene encoding uncharacterized protein LOC101761011 gives MKESSCKSLLMVAYYQEVWKLEDKFRGIEQHHILLKDNHAIDSLAKMAIGQEPVLEGVFVNDLHELSTRIRENLTQAQAGPSQPLGGSGTTPLPNPDQALGGSDRDVAVMALDPTDWRRPLLAYILDEVLSPEMIEARWVAQHAKTFIAIGDELYKQSPSRVLMKCILTDQGKHFLLEVHAGIADTTLPHDHWSGRPFVMDSTSPRH, from the coding sequence ATGAAGGAATCCTCCTGCAAAAGCCTGCTCATGGTAGCATACTACCAAGAGGTGTGGAAGCTCGAGGATAAATTCCGGGGGATTGAGCAGCATCACATCCTGCTAAAGGACAACCATGCCATCGACTCCTTGGCAAAAATGGCTATCGGGCAGGAACCAGTCCTGGAAGGCGTCTTTGTGAACGATCTGCACGAGCTGTCCACCCGCATCCGGGAAAATCTGACCCAGGCGCAGGCTGGCCCCAGCCAACCGCTCGGAGGCTCTGGTACCACACCGTTGCCCAACCCTGACcaagcgctcgggggctccgATCGGGATGTGGCGGTAATGGCGCTCGACCCAACCGACTGGAGGAGACCACTACTCGCTTACATCCTCGACGAAGTCCTTTCCCCGGAAATGATTGAAGCGCGATGGGTCGCCCAACATGCCAAAACGTTCATTGCCATCGGCGATGAACTCTACAAGCAAAGCCCGTCGAGAgtgctcatgaagtgcatcctgACCGACCAGGGGAAGCACTTTCTCCTCGAAGTCCATGCCGGAATTGCGGACACCACGCTGCCCCACGATCACTGGTCAGGAAGGCCTTTCGTCATGGATTCTACTAGTCCGCGGCACTAG